A stretch of Drosophila gunungcola strain Sukarami chromosome 3L unlocalized genomic scaffold, Dgunungcola_SK_2 000002F, whole genome shotgun sequence DNA encodes these proteins:
- the LOC128257701 gene encoding LOW QUALITY PROTEIN: uncharacterized protein LOC128257701 (The sequence of the model RefSeq protein was modified relative to this genomic sequence to represent the inferred CDS: deleted 1 base in 1 codon), producing the protein MVRPMYLALATLLVLACSVKAAPLAESEIDTSPELSVSKQTEEQLEVHNSSNDSSEEADEDEEKDDDDDDDDIRRRREADTTEEPAEETATEAPTEEQKVDATTGAAPTRKPVLVLIRDALKKVTTDLPTAQVANNALQYFQQFEHFIQQAIEEVIGDDDDEEETPATVLPEVESASEDNKKPEVESTEKVPEVEVPAEVPEKETQAMEPVKMEESTTSNAV; encoded by the exons ATGGTTAGACCCATGTACCTGGCCCTCG CCACTTTGCTCGTCTTGGCCTGCTCTGTAAAAGCAGCTCCATTGGCGGAATCGGAAATCGACACCAGTCCCGAGCTTTCAGTTTCCAAACAGACAGAGGAGCAACTGGAGGTTCACAACTCGAGTAACGACAGTAGTGAGGAGGCGGATGAAGATGAGGAGAaggatgacgatgacgacgacgatgacaTCCGCAGGCGTCGTGAGGCGGATACCACTGAGGAACCTGCGGAGGAGACAGCCACCGAAGCGCCAACCGAGGAGCAGAAGGTGGATGCCACCACTGGGGCAGCTCCGACGAGAAAACCCGTGCTCGTGCTCATCCGCGATGCTTTGAAGAAGGTCACCACGGATCTGCCCACCGCCCAGGTGGCCAACAATGCCCTGCAGTACTTCCAGCAGTTCGAGCACTTCATTCAGCAGGCCATT GAGGAGGTAATTGgcgacgatgacgatgaggaGGAGACCCCGGCCACTGTCCTCCCGGAAGTGGAATCCGCCAGCGAGGATAACAAGAAGCCCGAGGTGGAGAGCACGGAAAAGGTGCCTGAAGTGGAGGTCCCGGCTGAAGTCCCAGAAAAGGAAACCCAGGCCATGGAACCCGTCAAGATGGAGGAATCCACCACTAGCAATGCTGTCTAG
- the LOC128257702 gene encoding LOW QUALITY PROTEIN: uncharacterized protein LOC128257702 (The sequence of the model RefSeq protein was modified relative to this genomic sequence to represent the inferred CDS: deleted 1 base in 1 codon) yields the protein MIDQHHKTSHKSEKIDHHHKSSRRSEKRRSDKPYKVKSHDPLKKQKKRALKKLRRKAANVNFPYQLFLYRQELKRSSTDFSYLRLSKAKIVLTSQLIAKKMGTCNPLSSVEELKELSREVQFQKRLCHQVERLQQFRQLGLTEMILNGKKTIL from the exons ATGATCGACCAGCATCACAAGACCAGCCACAAGTCAGAGAAGATTGACCACCACCACAAGTCCAGTCGCAGATCAGAGAAGAGGCGCTCCGACAAGCCGTACAAGGTGAAGAGCCACGACCCGCTGAAGAAACAGAAGAAGCGGGCTCTGAAGAAACTGCGTCGCAAGGCCGCCAACGTGAAC TTCCCCTACCAACTGTTCCTGTACCGCCAGGAACTAAAGCGATCCAGCACTGATTTCTCCTACCTTCGCCTCTCCAAGGCCAAAATAGTGCTGACCTCGCAGCTCATTGCCAAGAAGATGGGCACCTGCAATCCCCTGAGCAGCGTGGAGGAGCTCAAGGAGCTCAGCCGCGAGGTGCAGTTCCAGAAACGCCTCTGCCATCAGGTGGAGCGACTCCAACAGTTCCGCCAACTCGGACTCACCGAGATGATCCTCAATGGCAAGAAGACGATCCTGTAG
- the LOC128257245 gene encoding uncharacterized protein LOC128257245, which translates to MRPYQIACILVTALLLLEATPAEAKRRKHKGSSDHHGHEKSDPHQTKTKTKWSSSTDLAGSTQVSTEEHGYYVKRTYAAPGESGAMHQKRLSPPYLAIPIAWFSCESGQKDCQSSNSAAINSAAQSLSEGYLCDDDCDELYEPICGRTSSEVAVFYNKCKLAVAKCRSHGLWTDFSYAECQAKYAQETAYADKKFRASPYFRDAAIVEQLKLQEEKKMQEEEQQKLEKEQRKREKAEKKKKEKDSSESSEEKEDQKVPLEEESLTLSLQKPMETPLVPVPVAVQSAMSNVEPAKTTEDIALPPMPLKETPTPKPLQIAPLKEQTPPKDNDKLKYHVA; encoded by the exons ATGAGGCCATACCAAATTGCTTGTATCTTAG TAACTGCCTTGCTGCTTTTGGAGGCTACACCCGCGGAGGCGAAGCGTCGCAAGCACAAGGGCTCCTCCGATCACCATGGCCATGAGAAATCCGATCCCCACCAGACCAAGACGAAGACCAAGTGGTCCAGCTCCACGGATCTGGCTGGCAGCACCCAGGTGTCCACCGAGGAGCATGGCTACTATGTGAAGCGCACCTATGCGGCTCCTGGGGAATCGGGCGCAATGCACCAAAAGCGTCTTAGCCCGCCGTATTTGGCCATTCCCATTGCCTGGTTCAGCTGTGAGTCTGGGCAGAAGGATTGCCAGAGCTCCAATTCGGCGGCCATTAATAGTGCTGCCCAATCGTTGAGCGAGGGATACTTGTGCGACGACGATTGCGATGAGCTGTACGAACCCATCTGCGGCCGGACATCCTCCGAGGTGGCCGTCTTCTATAACAAGTGCAAGCTGGCCGTGGCCAAGTGCCGATCCCACGGCCTTTGGACGGACTTCTCCTACGCCGAGTGCCAGGCGAAATACGCCCAGGAGACTGCCTACGCGGACAAGAAGTTCCGTGCATCGCCCTACTTCCGGGATGCGGCCATTGTGGAGCAACTGAAGCTGCAGGAGGAGAAAAAGatgcaggaggaggagcagcagaagcTGGAGAAGGAGCAGCGAAAGCGGGAGAAAGCTgagaaaaagaagaaggaaAAGGACAGCAGTGAGAGCAGTGAGGAGAAGGAGGACCAAAAAGTACCGCTCGAGGAGGAGTCCTTGACTCTGAGTCTTCAGAAGCCAATGGAAACTCCTCTGGTCCCAGTGCCAGTGGCTGTCCAGTCGGCAATGTCCAATGTAGAGCCTGCAAAGACCACCGAGGACATCGCCCTGCCACCCATGCCTTTGAAGGAGACTCCCACCCCCAAACCGCTCCAGATTGCGCCCCTGAAGGAGCAGACCCCACCCAAGGATAATGATAAGCTCAAGTACCATGTAGCTTAG
- the LOC128257731 gene encoding neuropeptide-like 2 — MAKFAVIFFLFALFAVAMSARIAREEPTVSPVEDAFNKAKEGFEKIAQNLKDLADSPQMKELTSKIGEAAADALEKVKAGVAQGSADFQKVTLPPAH; from the exons ATGGCAAAGTTTGCAGTGATCTTCTTCCTGTTCGCCCTGTTCGCC GTGGCCATGTCTGCCCGCATTGCTCGCGAGGAGCCCACGGTTTCGCCAGTCGAAGATGCTTTCAACAAGGCCAAAGAAGGTTTTGAGAAGATTGCACAGAACCTTAAAGACTTAGCCGACTCTCCCCAAATGAAG GAACTCACAAGCAAGATTGGTGAAGCTGCCGCTGACGCTTTGGAGAAGGTTAAGGCTGGTGTTGCTCAAGGCAGCGCCGATTTCCAGAAGGTGACCTTGCCCCCAGCCCATTAA
- the LOC128257727 gene encoding LOW QUALITY PROTEIN: uncharacterized protein LOC128257727 (The sequence of the model RefSeq protein was modified relative to this genomic sequence to represent the inferred CDS: deleted 1 base in 1 codon), translated as MNIISSVCWCNVWDKDTTVNVGPDVLCQRNGNAIKFVHMQTRAVSFFKAETVATGLSISCFSGHNRFPLFAFAEAVLRPNIYVYRYPDMSRFSSIPPHMVSFTDIRFSELDILIAVGGYPDYCICVYNYRTGALVLEHPTNVPTIERGIIIGPTYLPAIVQLNKQEMTILCYDICTFEKESFLYKVAEVELGKDYLKSCDGCMTFGDDNCLYATNDFGHLHIVDVACFALRPQWRPMYEDENVEKFPRHHGLTLHRSGFIIWNSSGAVYVKKKAGVYKVEWELEARLHEVVRFLSNTNGEAYAERRPGHIDQVMIDRSGAVSLECVVPTGRPVFTFRVLPGLKEECVCAMYDDGLAMLDLAKGHTLCEIPVPGSTAMGNHRSLALVAVGTLDARIVLIHFERANLPHVLCELKLETAAVVGLDFNDSWLVFQDQAKSLHVVQVDTRPHKLTHYFELDQPGLAQVFVHTFLLADGPRLMVFINRNHSLKRPGFATELWLYNWGKDRRLHRREYVLPREYGFFCVQPPVGRWAVIEIVATEYNSFNFDQFALNERDELQWIASTKSGHFSYILGVGMTKHLVTWSLGGILVHFKQHKRAKKPFMICRFLNIGMQTEFILRVKECFNSKYLLILLANKSLRVMRLPSLADFVRENVALQLPVEEGIACYVEQTLHKVDIFVPLSLRQEVKEEYTRGDLLKRDKLFASIKDFAAKVTALIDYDISKTGKTQGIFKKFCFHYRWLDALTEEAHKLCALERESLERAIADQARIRDWILRLVTRDAVSINYRVRSIFADANFESFSVRRKIEMAEFDKYRFYDLEDHLRLSLGSLEEEVPAAPAAAGHGPPAGPEDGDLGEEEQEKETGQGLRQLKQFVVEGPSVYEHIMAPEFQLQDKDLVTSNQLFNYNCKIRYYLNDPLKQEFNKLFHEAQQLKQDTIDSVMNTNAVLNKIYDNMNIMLRLLNMDQFQPPELTMPGLEQDEVIKRIMEVDDSEIKAVNRRKPKTIDTGGKKGRLLLWSTEFWARALVVMMDGVLEKLWEEEIKKDIPEPEFVQKKQPHEYNLEEQKIYRAYEEAVHLLELDRRKYLRILHENEEKTLALKAGHILKLNQRVAELMVTKLKYDFALKQGQLRQLTLEQSNFGRVQLRKRYNMFRKDIDKLTEYMTRYGYLTDFYDKAFLDVKTRLEAQQTRDRTVERQFRSQFLPLVPHATHEMTKLFKKRPKLPGKIFNSMLICMEAANKLSGKPSHRTPFPLADDVLEFLNYLAEFDQPKQCPPQVDAKSWDTFVKLRRQKTESELRIKGIGYQLLDSQIYLNALVKDLAALKESKVLTLHNAEESIQTYLEKMRNMTIQLTLTKGQVEVSVLGKFTKLTNTVLMHVDDINDVNFQIQEAGNKKIKAMQRVAVFRRQVIFKEWEHKLYKANIAYLKYMLDAIEKCKVSMEFLNILRNWEKVKTERQKYMGGAIERVIEQKIAAFKKNIDRVNIKIDSVKAQTLEVKRSNHAIDFKIERIKVDVTFQNTLRDTMMEEKRDREQRERMSQIKTHRQLMENVRRHYAHVLELQTILELLRLRTYPTLGPPLPQCHPPVPEHILSSVP; from the exons ATGAATATTATCTCATCGGTTTG TTGGTGCAACGTCTGGGACAAGGACACCACTGTGAATGTCGGTCCCGATGTCCTGTGCCAACGCAATGGCAATGCGATCAAGTTCGTCCACATGCAGACAAGGGCTGTTAGTTTTTTCAAGGCGGAGACCGTGGCCACCGGACTGAGTATCAGTTGTTTTTCCGGCCACAACCGCTTTCCACTTTTCGCATTTGCCGAGGCCGTCCTGCGACCCAATATCTACGTGTACCGCTATCCGGATATGTCCAGGTTCAGTTCCATTCCAC CTCACATGGTAAGCTTCACCGACATTCGATTTTCGGAGCTCGACATTCTGATCGCCGTGGGCGGCTATCCCGACTACTGCATATGCGTTTATAACTACCGCACTGGAGCATTGGTGCTGGAACACCCCACCAATGTGCCCACCATCGAACGCGGCATTATCATCGGGCCAACCTATCTGCCCGCCATCGTGCAGCTGAACAAGCAGGAGATGACCATCCTGTGCTACGACATCTGCACCTTCGAGAAGGAGTCCTTCCTGTACAAGGTGGCCGAGGTGGAGTTGGGCAAGGACTACCTCAAGTCCTGCGACGGCTGCATGACCTTTGGCGACGACAACTGTCTGTACGCCACCAACGACTTTGGGCACCTGCACATCGTCGACGTGGCCTGTTTCGCCCTGAGGCCCCAGTGGCGTCCCATGTACGAGGATGAGAACGTGGAGAAGTTTCCCCGTCACCACGGCCTCACCTTACACCGATCCGGGTTCATCATCTGGAACAGCTCGGGCGCCGTCTATGTGAAGAAGAAGGCTGGGGTCTACAAG GTCGAGTGGGAGCTGGAGGCTCGTCTGCACGAGGTCGTCCGCTTCCTGAGCAACACGAATGGGGAGGCCTACGCCGAGCGTCGGCCGGGTCACATTGACCAGGTGATGATCGATCGCAGCGGGGCGGTCTCGCTGGAGTGCGTGGTGCCGACGGGACGACCGGTGTTCACATTTCGCGTGCTGCCGGGTCTCAAGGAGGAGTGCGTGTGCGCGATGTACGATGATGGGCTGGCCATGTTGGACCTGGCCAAGGGCCACACGCTGTGCGAGATCCCGGTGCCGGGGTCCACGGCCATGGGCAACCACCGCAGCCTGGCCCTGGTGGCCGTGGGCACCTTGGACGCCCGCATCGTGCTCATCCACTTCGAGCGGGCCAACCTGCCGCATGTGCTGTGCGAACTGAAGCTGGAGACGGCGGCCGTGGTCGGACTGGACTTCAACGACAGCTGGCTGGTGTTCCAGGACCAGGCCAAGTCGCTGCATGTCGTCCAGGTGGATACCAGGCCGCACAAGCTGACGCACTACTTCGAGCTGGACCAGCCGGGACTGGCCCAGGTGTTCGTGCACACCTTCCTGCTGGCCGACGGACCGCGTCTGATGGTCTTCATCAACAGGAATCACAGCCTGAAGCGACCCGGGTTCGCCACCGAACTCTGGCTCTACAATTGGGGCAAGGATAGGCGCCTGCACAGGCGAGAGTATGTGCTGCCCAGGGAGTACGGCTTCTTTTGCGTCCAGCCGCCGGTGGGGAGGTGGGCGGTGATCGAGATCGTGGCCACCGAGTACAACAGCTTCAACTTCGACCAGTTCGCGCTGAACGAAAGGGACGAACTGCAGTGGATCGCCTCCACGAAGTCGGGACATTTCAGCTACATCCTGGGCGTGGGCATGACCAAGCATCTGGTCACCTGGAGCTTGGGCGGCATCCTGGTGCACTTTAAGCAGCACAAGCGGGCCAAGAAGCCGTTCATGATCTGCCGATTCCTCAACATAGGCATGCAAACGGAGTTCATACTGAGGGTGAAGGAGTGCTTCAATTCCAA ATACCTGCTGATTCTGTTGGCCAACAAGAGCCTGCGGGTGATGCGACTGCCCTCGTTGGCGGACTTTGTGCGGGAGAATGTGGCCCTGCAGTTGCCCGTGGAGGAGGGCATTGCCTGCTACGTGGAGCAGACGCTCCACAAGGTGGACATTTTTGTGCCGCTGAGCCTGCGGCAGGAGGTCAAGGAGGAGTATACGAGGGGTGATTTGCTGAAGCGGGATAAGCTGTTTGCCAGTATTAAGGACTTTGCGGCCAAGGTGACGGCGCTGATCGACTATGACATCTCGAAGACGGGCAAAACGCAGGGCATCTTCAAGAAGTTCTGCTTCCACTACCGCTGGCTGGACGCCCTCACCGAGGAGGCGCACAAGCTGTGCGCCCTGGAGCGCGAGTCGCTGGAGCGGGCCATTGCGGACCAGGCCCGCATCCGTGACTGGATCCTGCGCCTGGTCACCCGCGATGCAGTGAGCATCAACTACCGCGTGCGCTCCATCTTCGCCGATGCTAACTTCGAGAGCTTCTCGGTGCGGCGCAAGATCGAGATGGCCGAGTTCGACAAGTATCGATTCTACGACCTGGAAGACCACCTCCGCCTGTCGCTGGGCTcgctggaggaggaggtgcCAGCAGCTCCGGCAGCCGCAGGCCATGGACCACCAGCTGGCCCCGAAGATGGTGACTTGggcgaggaggagcaggagaagGAGACGGGGCAGGGGTTGCGCCAACTCAAGCAGTTCGTGGTGGAAGGACCCAGTGTCTACGAACACATCATGGCACCCGAGTTCCAGCTGCAGGACAAGGATCTGGTCACGTCGAACCAGCTGTTCAACTATAACTGCAAGATACGCTACTACCTCAACGATCCGCTCAAGCAGGAGTTCAACAAGCTCTTCCACGAGGCGCAGCAACTCAAGCAGGACACCATCGACAGTGTGATGAACACGAACGCGGTGCTGAACAAGATCTACGACAACATGAACATCATGCTGCGACTGCTCAACATGGACCAGTTCCAGCCGCCCGAGCTCACGATGCCCGGGCTGGAGCAGGACGAGGTGATCAAGCGGATCATGGAGGTGGACGACTCGGAGATCAAGGCC GTCAACCGGCGGAAACCCAAGACCATCGACACGGGCGGCAAGAAGGGAAGACTGCTGCTGTGGAGCACCGAGTTCTGGGCTCGAGCCCTCGTCGTCATGATGGACGGCGTGCTGGAGAAGTTGTGGGAGGAGGAGATCAAGAAGGACATCCCCGAGCCGGAGTTCGTGCAGAAGAAGCAGCCGCACGAGTACAATCTCGAGGAGCAAAAGATCTACCGGGCCTACGAGGAGGCAGTGCATCTCCTGGAGCTGGACCGCCGCAAGTACCTGCGCATCCTGCACGAAAACGAGGAGAAAACGCTGGCCCTGAAGGCCGGCCACATTCTGAAACTCAATCAGCGCGTGGCCGAGCTGATGGTCACGAAACTGAAGTACGACTTTGCCCTGAAACAGGGCCAATTGCGTCAGCTCACCCTCGAGCAGAGCAATTTCGGCCGCGTCCAGTTGCGAAAGCGGTACAACATGTTCCGCAAGGACATCGACAAGCTGACCGAGTATATGACGCGATACGGCTATCTCACGGACTTCTACGACAAGGCCTTTCTGGATGTCAAAACGCGACTGGAGGCTCAGCAAACTCGCGATCGGACCGTCGAGCGTCAGTTTCGCAGCCAGTTCTTGCCCCTGGTGCCACATGCCACCCACGAAATGACCAAGCTCTTCAAGAAACGGCCCAAGCTGCCCGGCAAGATCTTCAACTCGATGCTCATCTGCATGGAGGCCGCGAACAAGCTGAGTGGCAAGCCCAGCCATCGCACACCATTCCCATTGGCCGACGATGTCCTCGAGTTCCTCAACTACCTGGCCGAGTTCGACCAGCCCAAACAGTGTCCCCCGCAGGTGGACGCCAAGTCCTGGGACACCTTCGTCAAGCTGCGACGCCAGAAGACGGAGAGCGAGCTGCGGATCAAGGGCATTGGATACCAGCTGCTCGACAGCCAGATCTACTTGAATGCCCTCGTCAAGGACCTCGCGGCGCTCAAGGAGTCCAAGGTGTTGACGCTGCACAATGCCGAGGAGAGCATCCAAACTTAC TTGGAAAAAATGAGAAACATGACGATCCAGTTGACCCTCACAAAGGGCCAGGTTGAAGTCTCGGTACTGGGTAAGTTCACCAAGCTCACCAACACAGTTCTCATGCACGTGGACGACATCAACGATGTGAATTTTCAAATACAG GAAGCCGGTAACAAAAAGATCAAGGCCATGCAGAGGGTGGCCGTTTTTAGGCGCCAGGTGATCTTCAAGGAGTGGGAACACAAACTGTATAAGGCCAATATAGCCTACCTTAAATACATGCTGGATGCCATCGAGAAGTGCAAGGTTTCGATGGAGTTCCTGAACATTCTGCGCAACTGGGAAAAGGTCAAGACCGAGCGCCAGAAGTACATGGGCGGGGCCATCGAACGAGTGATCGAGCAAAAGATAGCCGCCTTCAAGAAGAACATCGATCGAGT GAACATCAAAATCGACTCGGTCAAGGCTCAAACCCTGGAGGTAAAGCGCAGCAATCACGCCATCGATTTCAAGATCGAGCGGATCAAGGTGGATGTCACTTTTCAGAACACTCTGCGCGATACCATGATGGAGGAGAAGCGGGATCGCGAGCAGCGCGAGCG CATGTCGCAGATCAAGACCCATCGGCAGCTGATGGAGAATGTGCGCCGCCACTACGCCCATGTGCTGGAATTGCAGACGATACTGGAGCTCCTCCGTCTGCGAACCTACCCCACCCTGGGCCCGCCCCTGCCCCAATGCCATCCGCCCGTGCCGGAGCACATCCTCAGTTCGGTGCCCTAG
- the LOC128257700 gene encoding uncharacterized protein LOC128257700, producing MKTSLGFNCGVLLLCSILCSGQNITNESNNQEVIKVKVLLQSSSSDPSLSASSTTTSKPKSSPTAKSSSQAHEIEEEDYNFHNDRLPALSEDEYNNLGEDANPLHFLKQQPLDLEKEVMSPQIEKTEQPQQQPSQQIKVQPDSPVVTPQPVGSPIFITIPIYISTGGKLPLTLTIGDQELSLRKASGAGSSMRNPSTKAPNSHFNRLLQQIESPRRRTTNRHRSQLKSHIYAMQERKEGKDLVHHPMQ from the exons ATGAAGACATCTTTGGGCTTTAATTGCGGAG TTTTGCTCCTCTGTTCAATTCTGTGCTCTGGTCAGAATATCACAAATGAGAGCAACAACCAGGAGGTCATCAAAGTGAAGGTCCTGCTGCAGTCATCCTCATCAGATCCTTCGTTGAGTGCCTCTAGTACCACGACCTCTAAGCCCAAAAGCAGTCCCACAGCCAAGTCCTCAAGTCAGGCGCATGAAATCGAGGAGGAGGACTACAACTTCCACAACGATCGACTTCCCGCTTTGTCAGAGGATGAGTACAACAACCTGGGCGAGGATGCCAATCCGCTGCACTTCCTCAAACAACAGCCACTGGATCTTGAAAAGGAAGTG ATGTCACCGCAAATTGAGAAAACTGAGCAG ccgCAGCAACAGCCAAGTCAGCAGATCAAGGTTCAGCCAGACTCCCCAGTGGTCACTCCGCAACCAGTTGGCTCACCCATCTTCATCACCATTCCCATCTATATCAGCACGGGTGGCAAGCTGCCCCTCACCCTGACAATTGGAGATCAGGAGCTGTCCCTGAGAAAGGCCAGTGGCGCTGGCTCCAGCATGAGGAATCCCTCGACCAAGGCACCCAACTCGCACTTTAATCGCCTGCTCCAGCAGATTGAATCTCCCAGGAGACGGACCACCAATCGCCATCGCAGCCAACTGAAGAGTCACATCTATGCGATGCAGGAGAGGAAGGAGGGAAAGGATCTAGTCCATCACCCAATGCAATAA
- the LOC128257730 gene encoding uncharacterized protein LOC128257730, which translates to MANIAAIFLLFALFAVAMPARVAREEPTTSPVLKAIDKVKEDLNLIKSDMNKITAEQFKDFGKTYNDAIDGLLNRTMNLLKSQSRLQQVTLPPVQQEVDGLPSN; encoded by the exons atggcaaatattGCGGCGATCTTCCTCCTGTTCGCCCTGTTCGCA GTGGCCATGCCTGCCCGCGTTGCTCGTGAAGAACCCACTACCTCGCCGGTCTTAAAAGCTATAGATAAGGTCAAAGAAGATCTGAACTTGATTAAATCGGATATGAACAAAATCACTGCGGAACAATTTAAG GATTTTGGAAAAACGTATAATGACGCTATCGACGGTCTTCTGAATCGGACAATGAATCTTCTTAAGAGTCAAAGTCGATTACAGCAGGTGACCTTGCCGCCGGTCCAGCAAGAAGTTGATGGCTTGCCTTCAAATTAA